The following is a genomic window from Lepisosteus oculatus isolate fLepOcu1 chromosome 24, fLepOcu1.hap2, whole genome shotgun sequence.
TAGGAAGTAATATTAGTGACGCGCGCACAAGCCCACAACTCTCGTGccgctttgtaaaaaaaaatgtgtccgTTGTGGTTGGAAAGCTGAGGTTGTGCACGATCACCACACGGGGATACTGGATCTGTGGCTGTCGGGACAGGCTACAGGGGCAGGACAAACTTCCCCGTTCCCAAGGTCCTGCAGAGCCTGTCTGTGCTGAGAGCGCTGTGGCTGACTGATTTATTCCTCCTGCTCTGGGGCAGCACCTGGGCCCTCAAGGCAGCCTCTTTACGTCTGTGAGTTTTCTACGTCTGTGGCTCCAGGGTGGGAAAACTAGGAGCCAATTACAGAGTCACGATGAAACAAAACCCAAAAAAATGGAACCACACGGTTCTCTGGAAATGAAAGGGTTCTCTTTCCCTCTTGGCACAGTACCTCTTGCTCGTTTTCTTCATCCACCCCCgtttttcttcctctttctccctGGTGGTGGCAGTAGTGGGATTCAGTAGTGGGGGGTTCAGTGTCTTTGCTTTACCTTCTTTAATTGCGATGCAATTATTGATCTGATAAggagcctcctctctctctctctccctgtccccggCAGTTCATGGGCAAGTGGTATGACATCGCCCTGGGCTCCACCTGCCCCTGGGTGCAGAAGCACAAGGACAAGATGAGCATGGGGACCCTGAACCTGCAGCCCTCGGAGGACAGCACTGAGATTGATATGACGATGACCTTCACGAGGTCAGAGCCCCCAGCCCCGGAGACACTCATGCACACTGTCCAGCGCCCCTTCAGATTAGCCGCAAAAGCCATTTAACTCCATTTACAAGCATTTCAGAAGCTGCAATGTACTGAGAGGACATGAAACACTGTCGATGCCATGAAAGGAATGGGCACACTTACTACGTGTACCCTTATAAAGTGCGATTGCATGACTGAAGTATCACCAGACCTTGTGGCTATCAGttttatcaaataaaattaTAAGAGGAAGAAAAGACAGTAATGTTCGCCATTAAAGGGCACGTCATTGTTGGATATCACAGCAGGTACTTTATCtctgtaattatttaaatgaaatttgtCTTAATTTAAACTCATGACCGTATCGTTAAAAGGGACACCGATCCGCCAGGTGTGgtacattttgcaaaaagcACATTAAGTCCGCTGGAAAtgctcaacaaaaaaaaaaaacgatttcccCACGACAAGACAACAGAAAGGCCTTCCATTTCGCAAAAGTCAATCTAGCGCCCAAGTCAACagacttccaaaaaaaaaaacaactgaccgTATTTGAATACCTCTGGTAATATGAACTCAGATGTCCGATATGGGATGAAATCTTCTATCCTGCTCAGCAACTCCACGTACAAACCGCACAGGACCATGAACGAGTTTCAGCTCATCTCGCCCAACCTCCTCACAAGAAGATGACATTTCACtccaacaaaacacatttagatttgtttttcccCCTGATATCCGATAAGGTGGCACGGAATTTCAAATTTGTTCAAAAGTGTGGATTCTACCAAAAATATGCCCGACCTATATCCGTCAgcactttttttaattcagaatttgaATTAGTTACGCTTTCAAATGCCTGAAATAGGATGATATATGATGCCTCCGATATAAAGAAGCTGAACCCTATCGACCTTATTGCTTTGCTCTTGAACGCAGACACGGGACCTGCAAGCAGATTGTGGGGGTGTACAAGAAGACAGAGACCCCCGGCCACATGACCTATCACAACAACAGTGAGTACAGACACACCTGCCTCTTACCAGCCAGCACGCCGCCCGATTACAAGCTGACACTGCATACAGGGCTAAAACAATTCTGCTTTGGCAATTAGCTTCACTAGTGGGTTTGCAGGGAATTGTCAACCAATGCATTTAGAAACAACACACCTGGAATTAAGTCCAGGTTACACAAGCATCGAATTTGTGAAGCCACAGAGAGATTAATGATTAATTAAGCTTGACTACCCAGGTTGAGAGTGTTTGCCCAGGAGgttgtgtgcattttttttttttatgaagagtGATTCAAGTTAAACAGGAAGTCCTGCTCCCCCTTCTGCCATGCTGTAATTGAGAGTGCtatcagatacagtataacagtcCGGTTTGGTAATTTATCAGTGCGATtcggataaaaaaaaaatcccccatTTTGTCTAAACAGCCGTGAAGGTTAGGGGAGCGAGCCAGCAACAATCCACAATGAAAcgggtgggaaaaaaaaaatcacgccAGATCCCTTTCGgattctgaattctgaaaatCCGCTTCTTCGCTCCGGAAAAATGTTTCAGGATTCCTAAACGTAGATCAAACAGATACTAATTTTCCCATTTGCTCCCTGGTCACAGCAATTAAATGGCAATATAAACCGATCATGCTGTAGCGGACTATGGGCGATATCTCATGATTGTGTTGTAACAAGTTGTGCATGTGTAATGTTTTATGATGAATTCAGATCTACAGCAGCAATTAGTTTCCCCCTAAAAAAGTTTCCCAGAGGTGACAATAAAGTCAACAGTGCAACACTATATTATTTATATGAGCCACTGGCTACGCAGCTGCTGGCATTTCTACCAACTGGAACTCTCACTACCAGGGAGTATTTGAGGAAGAATAGAGGAATTTAAAAATCTAGACAAAACTACAACCACCACCCAAAAAAACTACTGCAAAAGTGTTACTTCCCTGCCCATTTCTCTCCCCTGTCCAGAGTGGGCAACAGATGTGGACTCCTACATTGTTCGCACGAACTACGCCGAGTACGCCCTGACGCTGATGATCAAGTCGAGACCCGGGTACAACAGCACCCGGACGGTGAGGCTGTATGGTAAGGGCGCAGGAGGGGGTGCGACCGTCCCGGCGGTGTTAGAAACCTGCGTCGCCTGAGCTGCAGAGCACCGGTGAGGCTCTGAAACTCCCATGTCCTGCCGCCGATGACAAGCAGCCCGGGCCCCGTTTGCACTGGGGCTTCGGGGCACAGCCCGGACGCCGCAGGGAGCAGCGTGTCAGGACGCCTGCAGTTCGTGGCCATGCTGCCTCGTCCCTGGGGCTGCGGGATTGAGTCTTCATCGCCGGGCCATACCAGTGTAGATCCCTCCCACAGGGGTGCAATTTCTGTGCAGAAAACGTGACTGTCTGTTCTTACTGGTCCTTACCCGCTGACTGGGGAATTCTGGGTCTCAGCCACTCCTGGCATCTGCTAAACAGACAGCACAAGCGCCAACGTCCCCCCCAACCTGTGAAAAGCACCCCCTCAAACCTCACCCCTCACCCTCTTGCTCCCCCAGAAAGAATGTTGAAATACTCTGACCCTAACCCTGCGTCGGTAACACGTTTACCCCCCCTCCCGCAGGACGAACCCAGGAGCTGCGCCCCAGCCTGATTGACGATTTCACCCAGTACGCCAAGACGCATGGCATCGACGACGACTCCATCATCATCCTGCCCAAGAAAGGTACGATTCCCATGGCACAGAGCTGACCCAGAGAAGAACGAGAAACAAAATACTGCCCACTACAGTGAACAGAATAATATCATTAATAATTGCTTCCACTtacatagctcttttctggtcactccactcaaagcgctttagaggtaatggggaatcccactaccgccaccagtgtgcagctccgcctggatgatgcgccagtccgctccccacacaccagctctcagtggggaggagagcagagtgatggagccgattcagagatgggggttattaggaggccatgatgggtaaaggccaggggggaaccCAGCTAATTCCAAACCGAACGACTCCAGCCCCCCACTGCAGTTAATAATCATAAACtcgacaagaaaaaaaagtgcgtTTTTCTCCTTCTGATAACGTCACTGTCCAGCATCAGCCAGGAAACGGAGGCCATGTGGAGTCCGTTGATgtgccccccacccccaccgaACTCAAGCGTAGCTGTTCCAGGTTTAAAATGGCGTTTTTCTCCTCCGCAGACGAGTGTGTCCCCGGCGAGACGGAGGGAACGCCGCAGATCACGGTGCGTCAGAATCCAGCTCCCCGCCCTGCGCCCTCTCCAGTCCGCCCCACCCGCAGCCGGGGGCGTTTTGACCGGAGCGATCGGCCAGGtttccccaccaccacccccacccccagacTGGATCTGAACCTGCCACCTTCCCGATACGAGCCTGGCCACACGGGTTTTCACGACGCAGTTATTCAGCAAGGCCGATAAGCCCTTACCGGGGTCTGCCATGTAGACGGCAGAGCTTACTTCTTTGGTAAcatgggggggaaaaaatgtgaaactgtacTTTCATGAGTCCTCTGGCATGCGTTAGCCCACGTCACCACCCCTTCCATTATCAGCTCACTTTGGTCCCTCCCAGTCCAGGGCGGCAGGGGAggctggagcctgtcctggcaggacacaccctggatgggaagccagGCCATCAGAGGGCGCACACACACCTAGGgaccattttcccagaagcccactAACCCACCAGCGTGGTCTTTGGGCTGCGAGAGGaaacaaacacggggagaacatacaaactccacacagacagcaccccaggaattcaaCCGAGGGCACCAGAGCTGCATGGCAACATGACTAACCCCCCAGATCCCAGCCCACAGAAACAGGGAGATTCCCGGTGGGATCCCCCAGGCATCAGGCGCAGCCCTCTCTTTCCAGAGCAGCTCCAGGGTGGGGGGGGCCCGGGGGCCCTCAGCAGTGGCCCAGTGTGACCCCCGCGCTTCCCCTCTGCTTGTCTCCCGTCTCCAGAGAGCACGGAGGGACACTGTTCTGGACGCAGGCGACGAAGGGTCAGGAACGGGAGAGCTCGCCCAGTTCTGGGATTCAGGTGAGGGAGACGCAGTGCAGGCCCACGCGCAGTGCTGGGGTGGGGTGGGAGATCTCCGGGTAGAAAGCCGGGCCGCGGTTGTTAGGGGTGCTGGTGGACCGGTTTGGTGACCAAGGTGACGTCCTCAGGATGACCTTTCAACCGATTTGTTCCCAGATGAGCCGCGGGAAAAACGATCTAGTCACTGAAGATCCCAGGGCCCTGCTGGTAAGAGAGTTAGCCAAGATGCCCCCGCCAAATTCCGGCCTCACTAAATTCCCACTTTAATTGAACTGGTGCAGCAGTTTCTCCATCCCCCCCCCGACCTTCAGTGCAAATTCCCAATGAAATGCTGGATGGGATCTTTCCCCCTTGGGGGGGAATTTCTCTGGCTCACGTCACCTAGATGGGAGCTACGCGGCAGAGATGGATGAagtcgggggggggggtcccCCTCCTCTGTTTTTGGGCAGAACAGTTCTCTTCAAAACGCAACCATCGCGATCGAGAACCTGGTGTCCGTTTTCCTGCCGGACGAACCCCTGAAAGAGGCCTCCTGTCGgcacagcacagtgcagtaaagcccggCGTAGCGCGGTAAAGCACGGTGAAGCAGTAGACCATGGCGATTGCCAGGCAGTCGCGGGAGGACAGGCAGGACGACGCAGGGCCGAATCTGGCCCCggcataataattaataattaataataattgcttacacttatatagcgcttttctggacactccactcaaagcgctttacaggtaatggggaatcccactaccaccaccagtgtgcagccccacctggatgatgcgacggcagccatagtgcgccagaacgctccccacacatcagcgatcagtggggaggagagcagagaaatgtagccaattcatagagggggataataaggaggccatgattggtaagggccaattggaaattttggccaggacaccaggatacCCCCCTGAGGCACGCCTCTGCCCTTCCTCTCCCCCTCAGAGTCCTGCAAGCTGGCTCCGGACGCCGGCCCCTGCCTGGGCTACATGACGCGCTTCCACTACAACTCCTCCCTCATGGCCTGTCAGTCCTTCGGCTACGGGGGCTGCCTGGGGAACGGCAACAACTTCGTGACCGAGAAGGAGTGCCTGCAGAGCTGCCGCACGGAGGGTGAGGGGCGGGGCGAGGGGCGGGGCAAGGGGCGGGGCAAGGGGCGGGGTTCAGACCTCACAGCGGCCTCCTCGCTGGCATGTCTGCGAAAGCACCTGCCCGTGTGTTTTCACAGACCCCGTCAGTAAGGAGCGATTTCTCCCTGATCCCCAAACTCAGGGGCTTCATCCCCAGAATGTTCAACTCTGAAATATCTGATGCCGAAAAACTATTTGGCCGCAGTGAAGAGGAGAGATACCGCGCCTCATCTCGTGTCAGCCTGCTCTTCCGTCTCTTTAATTCATCGTCTTTTCTTTCCTCTCCGTCTCTGTCCTATCTGTCGGTCCTCTCGCTGTCATCAATCGAATCAacccctccctcctctccaGTTGAAACGTCATTAGCCCCTGGGGCGAAACAACCAATCAGACGAACGTCTCCCAACAAAAAATACTGCACAATTAACCAACCCGATCCGACCTCTCCATCTGCTCTCGTCTCCCGTTTCCCAAATCCAATCCCATCTCCTAtttccccctcctctccctgtctcccatCTCTCCAATCTGATCCATCTCTCCCACTCTCCCATTCCCCTGTTCCTTCCCTCCTCTCCTTCCTCTCCGTGCTCCGACTCCCCGTGTCTCCCAGCGGCCTGCCGCCTGCCGATGGACCCGGGTCCCTGCTTCGCCAGCGTCCAGCTCTGGGCCTTCGACTCCGACAGCGGGAAGTGCGTACCCTTCAAGTACGGCGGCTGCCAGGGCAACGGCAACAAGTTCTACACCCAGAAGGAGTGCGAGGAGTACTGCGGGGCCACGAAGGACGGTAAGAGAGACGGAAGGCGATGTCCAGCCCGGTGTCCAGCACGGGCAGCTCTCCGGAACCATGTCTGGGAACTGGGCCGAAAGCAAATAGCCGAAACCTCAAGAGCAGAGCAGAACACGAGGCAGCAGGGTTCTCACACTTcctgtagtaataataataatagcttacacttatatagcgcttttctgggcactccactcaaagcgctttacaggtaatggggaatcccactaccaccaccagtgtgcagccccacctggatgatgcgacggcagccatagtgcgccagaactatGTAGTGTGGGTTGTCGTCTCTTCCACATCTTCCTCTTTGAACACTAGGGGGAGACAGACctctgtccatccattttccatctGCTTCAGCCAGTCCAGGATCAAGGGAGATCCTTGATCGGCACGCCaggaggccagtccatcacagggcagacagacagacacctcACACCGgggcaccagggccaatttttcctaGAACTCAATTCACCGATCTGCTTTTGTCCTTGGACTCACGTCaacacgaggagaacatacaaactccacacagacagcaccccaggtccagcactGCACAGAGAGCCTCGGCACTGTGAGTCAGCAGTGCCGAGACAGAACTTAGCTTTGGCTAAACCACAGCTGCAGATTTTCATATTAAAAGACCAGACATAAGGTAAATGTTGTAGCACCTATTAACTTAATCGTCACTTTTCTCAGCACCACAACCTCCCCCCCAAGATCCTTGGGCTGGAAACAGGAGCCAATTTATCTTCCCAATAAGACAATAACCAGATAGAGATCAGGAGCGCTTAGATTTGCTGGAACTCCAAACCAAGCAGACTTGCAATGCGATATAAAGACGTCtagaatttacagtacatgtagacaCGTAACGTCAAACACCTCACAGATTAATGgccataataataattgcttacacttatatagcagttttctgcacactccactcaaagcgctttacaggtaatggggatcccctccaccaccaccagtgtgcagccccacctggatgatgcgacggcagccatagtgcgccaaaacgctcaacacacaccagctctcagtggggaggagagaagagtaaATATCTATATCTATAATAGATCTATTACCATCAGTCACAGAAGTCACAAAGGCATTAGTGGCAGCTCATTGGTATCATGTTCAGTGACACAGTCATTACAGcaactgtctgtgtggagtctgcatagTCTGGTTCCGGCCAGCCTTCTAAAGACATGCTCTCTAGGTTATCTGGGGTTTCTAAGttgtctctgtgtgctgtgtgcaatAACCAGACATAGTGTTCAGGGGACTT
Proteins encoded in this region:
- the ambp gene encoding protein AMBP — translated: MRIPLCALLAAFLPLALGGPLPDAPPAVEIQENFDLDKFMGKWYDIALGSTCPWVQKHKDKMSMGTLNLQPSEDSTEIDMTMTFTRHGTCKQIVGVYKKTETPGHMTYHNNKWATDVDSYIVRTNYAEYALTLMIKSRPGYNSTRTVRLYGRTQELRPSLIDDFTQYAKTHGIDDDSIIILPKKDECVPGETEGTPQITRARRDTVLDAGDEGSGTGELAQFWDSESCKLAPDAGPCLGYMTRFHYNSSLMACQSFGYGGCLGNGNNFVTEKECLQSCRTEAACRLPMDPGPCFASVQLWAFDSDSGKCVPFKYGGCQGNGNKFYTQKECEEYCGATKDGEEEFLGLPKKN